Proteins from a single region of Oculatellaceae cyanobacterium:
- a CDS encoding CHASE2 domain-containing protein, whose translation MLNKLIKKACAWKGVTLIVSSIILIEFVIRSMGWLQSIELSALDLYFQIRPLEPPDQRFLIVGIEEADIQKIRKYPISDGVLAELLTKIKEQQPAVIGLDIYRDIPVEPGYQELVKIFKNTPNLIGIQKTIGDTYTTKIAPPPILKQLKQSSANDIVVDGDGVIRRGILYPYAEEDPSLPSLGLSVAINYLKNQKVITPVAGKDGFLQLGKTLFLPFERNDGGYVNTDDGSYQILLNYRSPAEGFPHVSMSDVLARRIPPDLMRDRIVLIGAYAPSLNDRFYTPFSRRLGGTTPIRTPGVEIQANLASQIISSALDERPLIKVWHDSLEYFWMGCWVTLTAILIRKSRYKTTEFQFFITASISVVILALSLIAITYSVFLSGWWIPLVPSLIGIFTSSILVAGYNYIKELKIANSTLRQTINELNTTLSELQKIKIELSNKIAENEVLYSEIVNQNQNLEIKVEERTQELKLKNTQLSETIFALRNAQRQIIAQEKLAALGLLTAGVAHELKNPLNFVNNYAVLCLNYFEEIQEDLVEIEQAFELDEEFEDLKEVIEIVGKNLQQIWGQGQRADNIIQMMLLHAHHETTAPEPTDINNLVANAIKLVHHSQTENSTVNNISLETNFDNSLEKIEVIPQEIHRALINIINNAYYAVKAKNPTEKDNFKPQIFISTKNLDKQVEICIYDNGTGIDEEILEKIFDPFFTTKPAGEGTGLGLSLTHDIIVGQHQGEIKVTTNSECGTNFTVILPKKSKLEIPELNQSELAE comes from the coding sequence ATGTTGAATAAATTAATCAAAAAAGCTTGTGCATGGAAAGGTGTTACGCTTATAGTCTCTAGCATAATACTAATAGAATTTGTTATACGCTCAATGGGCTGGTTACAATCTATAGAGTTATCAGCGCTCGATCTCTACTTTCAGATACGTCCATTAGAACCACCCGATCAACGGTTTTTAATTGTCGGAATTGAGGAAGCGGACATCCAAAAAATTCGTAAATATCCAATTTCAGACGGTGTATTAGCAGAGCTATTGACTAAAATTAAAGAACAACAGCCTGCTGTTATTGGGCTAGATATATATCGGGACATACCAGTTGAACCTGGATATCAGGAATTAGTAAAAATTTTCAAAAACACGCCTAACTTAATAGGTATTCAAAAAACTATTGGAGATACATATACAACCAAAATTGCACCGCCACCGATTCTTAAACAACTAAAACAAAGCAGTGCCAACGATATAGTTGTCGATGGAGATGGTGTAATTCGGAGAGGAATATTGTACCCCTACGCCGAAGAAGACCCAAGTCTACCCAGCTTAGGTTTAAGCGTAGCTATTAATTATTTAAAAAATCAAAAAGTAATTACCCCCGTAGCTGGAAAAGATGGATTTTTGCAATTAGGAAAAACACTATTCCTACCTTTTGAAAGAAATGATGGTGGTTATGTTAATACTGATGATGGTAGTTACCAAATCTTACTCAATTACAGAAGCCCTGCTGAAGGTTTTCCCCATGTATCCATGAGCGATGTACTCGCAAGACGAATACCACCTGACTTGATGCGCGATCGCATTGTACTAATTGGTGCTTATGCTCCTTCGCTTAACGATAGATTCTACACGCCATTTAGCAGAAGATTAGGAGGCACTACTCCTATTCGCACTCCTGGTGTAGAAATACAAGCTAACTTAGCTAGTCAAATTATTAGTTCTGCATTGGATGAGCGCCCGCTAATCAAAGTATGGCATGACTCATTAGAATACTTTTGGATGGGTTGCTGGGTAACACTTACTGCTATTTTAATTCGTAAATCACGCTATAAAACAACTGAATTTCAATTTTTTATCACAGCATCAATTAGCGTTGTAATTTTAGCGCTTAGTTTAATTGCTATCACTTACTCTGTTTTTTTAAGCGGTTGGTGGATTCCGTTAGTTCCATCATTAATAGGTATATTTACGTCAAGTATTTTAGTTGCTGGTTATAACTATATTAAAGAATTAAAAATAGCCAACAGCACCTTAAGGCAAACTATTAATGAATTAAATACTACTTTATCTGAGTTACAAAAAATAAAAATAGAATTAAGTAATAAAATTGCTGAAAATGAAGTATTATATTCAGAAATTGTCAATCAAAACCAAAATTTAGAGATTAAAGTTGAAGAACGTACTCAAGAGCTTAAATTAAAAAATACTCAACTATCAGAAACAATTTTCGCTCTAAGAAATGCTCAGAGACAGATTATTGCACAAGAAAAGTTAGCTGCTTTAGGGTTACTAACAGCAGGCGTAGCACACGAATTAAAAAATCCTCTTAACTTTGTTAATAACTATGCAGTTTTATGTTTGAATTATTTTGAAGAGATTCAAGAAGATTTGGTAGAAATTGAACAAGCTTTTGAACTAGATGAAGAATTTGAAGATCTCAAAGAAGTTATAGAAATTGTTGGTAAGAATCTGCAACAAATTTGGGGGCAAGGTCAAAGAGCAGATAACATTATCCAAATGATGTTGCTCCACGCTCATCATGAAACCACTGCGCCCGAACCAACAGATATTAATAATTTAGTAGCTAATGCGATTAAGCTAGTTCACCACAGCCAAACTGAAAATTCTACCGTTAATAATATTAGCCTAGAAACTAATTTTGATAATTCTCTGGAAAAAATAGAGGTGATACCCCAGGAAATTCATCGAGCTTTAATTAATATAATTAATAATGCTTATTATGCTGTAAAGGCTAAAAATCCAACAGAAAAAGATAATTTCAAACCACAAATTTTTATAAGCACAAAAAACTTGGATAAACAAGTAGAAATCTGCATTTATGATAACGGTACAGGTATAGATGAGGAAATCTTGGAGAAAATATTCGATCCTTTTTTTACAACTAAACCT